TTGCCGACATAGACGCCGACGTGATCGGCAGTGCCGCGGCCCTGGGTGCGGAAGAACACCAGATCGCCGCTTTCCAGCTCGCCACGGTTAACCGGCGCGGCGTCGCGCAGGTGATACATTTCGTTGGCGGTGCGCGGAATGCGGAATTTCACCAGATCTTTATACGCATACCAGACGAGGCCGCTGCAGTCGAAACCGGTGCGAGGCGAAGCGCCGCCCCAGTGATACGGCTTGCCGATCTGGTTCATCAGCTTGTTCATGGCGGTCGTCTGGGCTTTCTTCACGCGCGCTTTGTGGGCATCCGCGATAGTCAGCGGCCCGCTGACGCATTTGGTTTTGCGATTTTTACGCGTTTTGCTACAGGTCTGCGCGCTCAGGCGGCTGCTGGCCTGTTTAACGGAGGTGGCGGAAGCGCGGCGGGAAGCGGTTTTACTGACGGAAGAGGTGGTCTTACTGGTGCGTTTTGCGGTGGTGTTTCGCTTCTCGCTGGCGGTTTTCGCCGTTTTGGTCTTCGTTGCGTTGTTGCTTTTTTTGGCGGTTTTTGTGCTGGTTTTCTTTTTCACCGTACTGGCG
This DNA window, taken from Cronobacter universalis NCTC 9529, encodes the following:
- a CDS encoding C40 family peptidase, which translates into the protein MARKTKIALTLCALLMTSSLAFAPFAQASEQTRASKVQKAHASTVKKKTSTKTAKKSNNATKTKTAKTASEKRNTTAKRTSKTTSSVSKTASRRASATSVKQASSRLSAQTCSKTRKNRKTKCVSGPLTIADAHKARVKKAQTTAMNKLMNQIGKPYHWGGASPRTGFDCSGLVWYAYKDLVKFRIPRTANEMYHLRDAAPVNRGELESGDLVFFRTQGRGTADHVGVYVGNGKFIQSPRSGQEIQITSLSEDYWQRHYVGARRVMTPRTIR